In Alphaproteobacteria bacterium, one genomic interval encodes:
- a CDS encoding radical SAM protein encodes MHRNVYSSLKFFHHPDRMEALAAGRHLGPLHVRIKPTNVCNHDCYFCAYRSDGLSLGSTMQVRDRIPQAKMKEIVEDLIAIGTKAVTFSGGGEPLLYPHLAESAERLAGAGIGIGVLTNGSQLRGRLAQTLARTASWVRVSIDGWDSASYARNRNVPLHSFERVLENMAAFSKMDGDCTLGASVIVDSGNAEHLFDLAQRLKSAGAEHVKLSPCIVSESAAGNAAHHRQFANVVRSEIARCQTLAASDFAVVDHYHFEPDPADEMRHPHCPMTRLLTVIGADCSVYTCQDKAYTDAGRIGTIQDRRFSDLWLDDSTVSWLDNFDARTCTHHCVAATKNRLLNDFIDVDRSHVAFV; translated from the coding sequence CGGGCCGCTACATGTTCGGATCAAGCCCACGAACGTCTGCAATCACGACTGCTATTTTTGCGCCTATCGTAGCGACGGCCTGAGCCTTGGTTCGACGATGCAGGTGCGCGACCGGATTCCCCAGGCGAAGATGAAAGAGATCGTCGAGGATCTCATTGCCATCGGGACCAAGGCCGTGACGTTTTCGGGTGGCGGAGAACCGTTACTTTATCCCCATCTTGCCGAATCCGCCGAACGCCTTGCCGGCGCCGGAATTGGAATAGGCGTGCTGACAAACGGCAGCCAACTCCGCGGTCGTCTCGCCCAAACCCTTGCGCGCACCGCTTCGTGGGTGCGGGTTTCGATCGATGGGTGGGATAGCGCCAGCTATGCCCGCAACAGAAACGTTCCGCTGCATTCTTTCGAACGCGTCCTTGAGAACATGGCGGCTTTTTCGAAGATGGACGGCGATTGTACGCTCGGAGCCAGCGTTATCGTCGATAGCGGGAACGCTGAACACCTTTTTGATCTGGCGCAGCGTTTGAAATCCGCCGGCGCCGAGCACGTGAAATTGTCGCCGTGTATCGTCAGCGAGAGCGCCGCGGGCAACGCCGCGCACCATCGACAGTTCGCTAATGTCGTGCGTAGCGAAATCGCCCGTTGCCAGACGCTCGCGGCGTCTGATTTCGCGGTCGTCGACCACTACCACTTCGAGCCCGACCCCGCGGACGAGATGCGGCATCCGCACTGCCCGATGACACGCCTGTTGACGGTGATCGGTGCCGATTGTTCCGTCTACACCTGCCAGGATAAGGCGTATACCGATGCCGGCCGCATTGGCACGATCCAGGATCGCCGTTTTTCGGATCTATGGTTGGATGACTCAACCGTTTCCTGGCTAGACAACTTCGACGCGCGCACGTGCACCCATCACTGCGTTGCCGCCACAAAAAACCGGTTGCTCAACGACTTTATCGATGTGGATCGCAGCCACGTCGCCTTCGTCTAG
- the hemN gene encoding oxygen-independent coproporphyrinogen III oxidase, translating to MTDRLLERYSGNVPRYTSYPTAPHFGTSVGPEDYRMWLSELDGKAPLSLYFHIPFCAAMCSFCGCHTKIVRRYEPIADYLATLRAEIDLVCTALPHRSSVGFVHWGGGSPTMIAADDWRRLRDYLGDRFEFAESPEIAVELDPRTASEEYIRALGATGVTRVSVGVQDFDPEVQCAIGRVQTLETTARVIDWLRAAGIEAINIDLMYGLPHQTVECVLETVAKTLSLAPSRIALFGYAHVPWMKRHQSLIDQAALPDAKRRFEQAAAAASALEHAGYRRIGLDHFAQSGDSLVSALGKGRLRRNFQGYTTDVSEALIGFGASAIGALRQGYVQNQVPLHAYAAAIAENTLPIGKGISLSNEDRLRRDVISRLMCDLTVDLEAVRRAHAAASDVFDDDLVRLEPLVEDRIVRVDGQRVTMTALGRPFIRVVAATFDHYLAKNTARHAIAV from the coding sequence ATGACCGACCGGCTCCTCGAACGCTATAGCGGCAACGTGCCGCGCTACACCAGCTATCCGACGGCTCCTCATTTTGGCACGTCGGTGGGGCCCGAGGACTACCGTATGTGGCTGTCAGAGCTGGACGGAAAAGCGCCGCTCTCTTTGTACTTTCACATCCCGTTTTGCGCCGCGATGTGTTCCTTCTGCGGATGCCACACGAAGATCGTCCGCCGTTACGAGCCGATTGCCGATTACCTGGCGACACTGCGCGCCGAGATTGATCTTGTTTGCACCGCGCTACCGCACCGCAGTTCCGTAGGGTTCGTTCATTGGGGTGGTGGCAGTCCAACCATGATCGCGGCCGACGATTGGCGACGGCTTCGGGACTATCTCGGCGACCGCTTTGAATTCGCGGAGTCGCCGGAGATCGCGGTCGAACTCGACCCGCGAACGGCCAGCGAGGAATACATCCGCGCCTTGGGTGCCACGGGTGTCACGCGGGTCAGTGTCGGCGTTCAGGACTTCGATCCGGAGGTCCAGTGCGCCATTGGACGCGTGCAAACTCTCGAAACAACGGCGCGCGTTATCGATTGGCTGCGGGCGGCGGGGATTGAGGCGATCAATATCGATCTCATGTACGGCCTTCCTCACCAAACCGTCGAGTGCGTTTTGGAGACGGTCGCGAAAACCCTTTCTCTTGCGCCGTCACGCATTGCCTTGTTCGGCTACGCCCATGTCCCGTGGATGAAGCGGCATCAATCGTTGATCGATCAGGCGGCGTTGCCTGACGCGAAGAGGCGTTTCGAGCAGGCGGCTGCGGCGGCGAGCGCCCTGGAACACGCAGGCTATCGCCGTATCGGTCTCGATCATTTCGCCCAAAGCGGGGACAGCTTGGTGTCCGCCCTGGGAAAGGGCAGGTTGCGGCGCAATTTCCAGGGCTATACGACCGACGTTTCCGAAGCGTTGATCGGGTTTGGCGCCTCCGCGATCGGCGCGCTGCGCCAAGGCTATGTCCAGAATCAGGTGCCGCTGCATGCCTACGCCGCGGCGATTGCCGAGAATACGCTCCCGATCGGCAAGGGGATATCGCTCAGCAACGAGGACCGATTGCGCCGCGATGTCATTTCCCGCCTGATGTGCGACCTGACGGTGGATTTAGAAGCGGTCCGCCGCGCGCACGCCGCGGCCTCGGATGTCTTCGATGACGACCTTGTTCGTTTGGAGCCGTTGGTCGAAGACCGTATCGTTCGAGTAGACGGACAACGGGTTACGATGACGGCGTTGGGCCGACCGTTTATTCGCGTTGTCGCCGCTACCTTTGACCACTACTTGGCCAAGAACACGGCACGACACGCCATCGCCGTATGA